A region of Acidobacteriota bacterium DNA encodes the following proteins:
- a CDS encoding methylated-DNA--[protein]-cysteine S-methyltransferase yields MIRHLTVTSPLGPILLSADGLGLTSIRIRPADLPEDSAAPDDGLLETARQLAAYFRGELGTFRLKLHPAGTPFQQAVWRELEKIPYGTTLSYGEVAARVGNPAAARAVGGANGRNPLPIVVPCHRVIAGDGSLGGYTGGVDIKKFLLALEAEAVLSRAPARSSSRSGRK; encoded by the coding sequence ATGATCCGTCACCTGACCGTCACCAGCCCCCTGGGCCCCATCCTCCTCTCGGCCGACGGGCTCGGGTTGACCTCCATCCGCATCCGGCCCGCCGACCTTCCGGAAGATTCGGCGGCGCCGGACGACGGCCTCCTGGAGACGGCGCGCCAGCTGGCGGCCTATTTCAGGGGTGAACTCGGAACCTTCCGGCTGAAGTTGCACCCGGCGGGGACGCCGTTTCAGCAGGCCGTCTGGCGGGAGCTCGAGAAGATCCCCTACGGAACGACCCTCTCCTACGGGGAGGTGGCCGCCCGGGTCGGCAATCCCGCGGCCGCGCGCGCGGTCGGCGGGGCCAACGGCCGCAACCCGCTCCCCATCGTCGTCCCCTGTCACCGCGTCATCGCCGGGGACGGGAGTCTGGGGGGATACACCGGAGGCGTCGATATCAAGAAATTCCTGCTCGCCCTGGAGGCGGAAGCGGTCCTCAGCAGAGCCCCGGCCCGATCCAGCTCGCGCTCAGGAAGGAAATGA
- a CDS encoding tetratricopeptide repeat protein, with translation MNKPDNCLKVFALSLVVSLIAAAPLFAQMDKGVDLYQHWEFQEAEKAFRQELQSNSGNFEARCYLGQALLMQEKFEEALGIFSMAKERAEVKADSPVADAYHVNLSLARAQLGLKRNEEAWKSLEDAERARPGTADVKVFRGVYHMQKQELDKAARELEKAMEIDEENPYAHYYAGLVYLRQGHPAKAVDMLKMFLQLSPHAPEASRAEILITGLC, from the coding sequence ATGAACAAGCCTGATAATTGCCTGAAGGTTTTCGCGTTGTCCCTGGTGGTTTCCCTGATCGCCGCCGCGCCCCTGTTCGCCCAGATGGATAAGGGGGTGGACCTCTACCAGCACTGGGAATTCCAGGAAGCCGAAAAGGCCTTTCGCCAGGAGCTCCAGTCCAATTCCGGCAACTTCGAGGCGCGCTGCTACCTGGGGCAGGCGCTGCTGATGCAGGAGAAATTCGAGGAGGCGCTCGGGATCTTTTCCATGGCGAAGGAACGGGCTGAAGTCAAGGCGGACTCCCCGGTGGCCGATGCCTATCACGTGAACCTGTCGCTCGCGCGCGCCCAGCTCGGGCTGAAGCGGAACGAGGAGGCATGGAAGAGCCTGGAGGACGCCGAGCGCGCCCGCCCCGGAACCGCCGACGTGAAGGTGTTCCGCGGCGTCTACCACATGCAGAAGCAGGAGCTGGACAAAGCGGCGCGGGAACTCGAGAAGGCCATGGAGATCGACGAGGAGAACCCCTACGCCCACTACTACGCGGGGCTCGTGTACCTCCGCCAGGGGCACCCGGCCAAGGCGGTCGACATGCTCAAGATGTTCCTCCAGCTCTCGCCGCACGCCCCGGAGGCCTCGAGGGCCGAGATCCTCATCACGGGGCTCTGCTAG
- a CDS encoding ferredoxin family protein, protein MPVTFDPEVCNGCNHCVEVCPIDVYIPHPQKGKPPIILHAEECWYCGCCATDCPRPGAIRFNWPLQARPYWKNKKTGETHQL, encoded by the coding sequence ATGCCGGTGACGTTCGATCCCGAGGTCTGCAACGGCTGCAACCACTGCGTGGAGGTCTGCCCGATCGACGTCTACATCCCCCACCCGCAGAAGGGGAAGCCGCCCATCATCCTGCATGCGGAGGAATGCTGGTACTGCGGCTGCTGCGCCACCGACTGCCCCCGTCCGGGGGCGATCCGGTTCAACTGGCCGCTGCAGGCGCGCCCTTACTGGAAAAACAAGAAGACGGGGGAGACCCACCAGCTGTAG